In Gordonia sp. SL306, the genomic window TCTGCCGCAGTGTCACCTCGCTGTCGACCGCACCGTACAGCGGGCCGGCATCGCCGACCAGATGCGTGTCACTCAGGTGCAGGATCAGGTGCGACGGATGGGGGTACTCCGACATCCGGATACCGTCTGGACCCCTGTTGCTCATCGGTCTCCTGCTTCCGCCCGCCCGATGTGCAGAGCCCGATTGGGCGCCTGCCTGTGTCCAACCCTAGACGTGTGTGCCTGCGTCGGGTGCTCGCGCGGGCGCATGATCTGATGAAACACGACACGGGGTGCCGCACCGGCGGCTGAGACCACACCCGCCGAACCTGTCCAGTTAGCACTGGCGAAGGGATGTCCACATGAATGCGCTCGCTCCTGCACTCTCCGAGCAGATCGTCCTGGTCACCGGCGGCGCCCGGGGCCTCGGCGCCGCGATCACCAAAGCTTTTGCCGCACAAGGTGCCCGGCTGGTCATCAATTTTCACCGCAGCGCCTCGGCCGCGGCCGAGCTCGTCGATGAACTCGGTGGCGCGGGGCGGGCGGTGGCCCTGGGCGCCGATGCGACCGACCGCGACGCGGTGTTCGACCTCGTCGCACGGGCCCGCGAACACTTCGGCGCGCCGGTCTGCACCGTTGTCAACAATGCGCTGGCCGACTTCTCGTTCAACGGCGACGACCGCGCCAAGCCCGACACCATCGACTGGCCGGCCTTCGACGCCCAGTTCCGGGGAACCGTCGCGGCCGCGCTCAACACCACGCAGGCGGTCCTCGGCGACATGCGGTCGGCCGGATTCGGCCGCATCGTCAACATCGGCACCAACCTGGTGCAGAATCCCGTCGTCCCCTATCACGACTACACCGCCGCGAAGGCCGCACTTCTCGCACTGACCCGAACGCCCTCCGCGGACCTGGGTCCCGACGGCATCGCCGTCAACATGGTGTCCGGTGGACTCTTGCGCACCACCGATGCCAGCGCCGCCACCCCGACTGCGGTCTTCGACGCCATCGCCGCGGGCACGCCCCTGCGAACAGTCACGACACCCGACGAATTCGCCGATGCCG contains:
- a CDS encoding 3-oxoacyl-ACP reductase produces the protein MNALAPALSEQIVLVTGGARGLGAAITKAFAAQGARLVINFHRSASAAAELVDELGGAGRAVALGADATDRDAVFDLVARAREHFGAPVCTVVNNALADFSFNGDDRAKPDTIDWPAFDAQFRGTVAAALNTTQAVLGDMRSAGFGRIVNIGTNLVQNPVVPYHDYTAAKAALLALTRTPSADLGPDGIAVNMVSGGLLRTTDASAATPTAVFDAIAAGTPLRTVTTPDEFADAVLFFASPWSRAVTGQNLVVDGGLVKD